AATATCAACAATACCGATAGCCGCGGGGTCTCCAATATGGACAGGTGCACCGTGTACCGATGGAAATCGCGACGTCACTTGCACTGCGCGAATGACATCTTCATGCGGAATGGGTCGCATACTGACCACCATCGGCCCTTCGAATCTGCCAGCTTTCACGGTTTGAATATTTGTCTTATACATCGGTACATTGCAGTGCTCATCGATATGTCGAATGGAAATACCATTGTTCATGAGGGGGTATTCAAATGTAAAGCTGCAGCCAATCAGAAACGCGACCATGTCATCTTCCCAATATTCCAGTATGTCATGGACTTCGTCTGTCAGTTCCCCATGACGATAAATGCGGTACTTCGGAAGATCAGTACGGACGTCCGCGGTAGGTGCCACGAGACGCGGTATCGGTAACCCAGGCTCCGTTACATCGAGAACCGGGCAGGGTTTCGGATTCCGTTGACAAAACAAAAGAAACTCGAAGGCCAATTCCTTTTTCAAAATCGCCATGTTTGCTTGCGTATAACCACTGGCCATGCCTGCGGTTGGGCGAGTCCATTCGTTACAACGAATTCGCCTTCGGGCTTCGGCAGGTAACAGCCTTTCTTCATCCATTCCGCGTTCGTCCCCCTGACATCGTGTACGTATCTGTCATATTCACAATGAAACAACCCCGATGGTTTAAATTTATAAAAAATTAATATACTTACGATTAATTTATATTATTGAGCGTTTTGCAGATTGATAAAGCCTTGTAGGACAAGGGCTTGGAAGACATGAAAAAGGACTTCACCCCAACCTTCGAGAAGATTTCAAGTGACCAAACCAGAAATTTTCGAGGAGGGAAGTCCCACTATGTATATTCTCCAACCATCGCTCTTTTCCTTTGAGGACTGGCTAGAAATTGACTCCAGCGATCGTCTGCCCTTGTTCTTTGCTGTCTTGGA
Above is a genomic segment from Alicyclobacillus acidoterrestris containing:
- a CDS encoding putative hydro-lyase, with the protein product MDEERLLPAEARRRIRCNEWTRPTAGMASGYTQANMAILKKELAFEFLLFCQRNPKPCPVLDVTEPGLPIPRLVAPTADVRTDLPKYRIYRHGELTDEVHDILEYWEDDMVAFLIGCSFTFEYPLMNNGISIRHIDEHCNVPMYKTNIQTVKAGRFEGPMVVSMRPIPHEDVIRAVQVTSRFPSVHGAPVHIGDPAAIGIVDITKPDFGDSVSIRPNEVPVFWACGVTPQAIAMQVKPDLMITHAPGHMLITDKRDEDYAVL